From a region of the Primulina eburnea isolate SZY01 chromosome 7, ASM2296580v1, whole genome shotgun sequence genome:
- the LOC140836497 gene encoding uncharacterized protein isoform X3, with the protein MSSNGASLGDADTKTSLEKIKRQLTNSSGRNLLQGPLLKRSETLRKWNERWVTLDPTTGKMEYKVRRNEPTVKGTIKFDANSTITVSPVNFQGLPKYDGCCFYIGTPQKNDYFLCAETPAAAKAWVSTLQATQLVLRAHKEAVNTLSGNGSAKLGTVATVVAAANSTALEASKEIEAAMQIAMKNALGAMLNRTTELPMDDLSIMKETLRVKDEELQNLARDIRARDSTIKEIAEKLSETAEAAEAAASAARTMDDQRRIAFAEVERLARDSDKQLESFKLKMRELEEQVKNLSKEKDQLVKHRDSAIEEAHLWRSELAKARERAVILEGAVVRAEEKVRISEGDAESRIKEIMEKEAKAANEKQELHAYINILQEQLRSRQQVETRQVFAEKTESCSSSAADLPLTKHVDPSQENVDKACLSVSKPTLVPAKSEWSDIQTTDARVADVREVALDAETNSHDIPVVTFAGHQEHGSSSQP; encoded by the exons ATGAGTTCGAATGGAGCTTCTCTT GGAGATGCGGATACAAAGACGAGTTTGGAGAAGATCAAAAGACAGCTGACGAACAGCTCAGGGAGAAATTTACTGCAAGGGCCTCTCCTTAAACGATCCGAAACG CTGAGGAAATGGAATGAGAGGTGGGTTACTTTAGATCCAACAACTGGGAAAATGGAGTACAA GGTGAGAAGAAATGAGCCAACAGTCAAAGGAACCATAAAATTTGATGCAAACAGCACTATAACAGTATCTCCTGTGAATTTCCA AGGACTACCAAAGTATGATGGATGCTGTTTCT ATATTGGCACACCACAGAAAAACGATTATTTTCTTTGTGCAGAAACGCCTGCGGCTGCTAAAGCTTGGGTGTCTACTTTACA AGCAACCCAATTGGTCTTAAGGGCTCATAAAGAAGCGGTAAATACCTTAAGTGGAAATGGGTCCGCAAAGTTGGGAACAGTTGCTACTGTAGTTGCTGCCGCCAATTCCACAGCCTTGGAGGCTTCTAAAGAAATAGAAGCTGCAATGCAAATTGCCATGAAGAATGCTTTGGGAGCTATGTTAAATAGAACAACTGAGTTACCTATGGATGATTTATCAATCATGAAG GAAACACTGAGGGTAAAGGATGAAGAGCTGCAAAATCTTGCAAGGGACATACGTGCTAGGGACTCAACAATAAAAGAAATAGCTGAGAAACTATCTGAAACGGCTGAAGCTGCTGAAGCTGCAGCATCTGCTGCTCGTACCATGGATGATCAACGGAGAATCGCATTTGCAGAGGTTGAGCGCCTAGCAAGAGATTCAGACAAACAACTGGAATCATTTAAACTGAAG ATGAGAGAATTGGAAGAGCAAGTTAAGAATCTGAGCAAAGAAAAAGATCAGTTAGTAAAACATAGGGACTCTGCCATTGAAGAGGCACATTTGTGGCGTTCTGAGCTTGCAAAAGCTAGAGAGCGTGCTGTGATATTAGAAGGTGCTGTTGTTCGAGCAGAAGAGAAGGTCCGAATTTCTGAGGGTGATGCTGAATCTAGAATAAAAGAAATCATGGAAAAGGAGGCAAAAGCAGCTAATGAGAAACAAGAACTGCatgcatatataaatatattgcaAGAGCAACTGAGAAG CAGGCAGCAGGTTGAGACACGGCAAGTCTTTGCAGAGAAGACGGAGTCTTGCTCAAGTTCAGCTGCCGATTTACCACTAACAAAGCATGTTGATCCTTCACAAGAGAACGTGGATAAAGCATGTCTAAGCGTATCAAAACCAACACTTGTGCCTGCAAAAAGTGAATGGAGTGATATTCAAACCACAGATGCCAGAGTTGCTGATGTTAGGGAGGTCGCCCTTGATGCAGAAACGAACAGCCATGACATACCTGTGGTAACTTTCGCTGGACATCAGGAGCATGGCTCTTCCAGTCAACCATAA
- the LOC140836499 gene encoding uncharacterized protein isoform X1, which translates to MVIRSTQSIVELLPQDYVFTDSLVVYSSVIIGIIACKMVYGLSRLIGAVFFKSYSGLSESPQIEWNNRAMSTLHAIFITNASLYFVFWSDLYSNDEFVGPITLRRSTLSSFTLGVSTGYFFSDLGMIFWFYPSLGRMEYVIHHLLSVVGLIYAMLTGEGQLYTYMVLISEATTPWINLRWYLDEAGMKNSSVYLTNGIIIFISWLQVARILLSVYLFYHVYVHYGQVKQMHTTGVVLLLVVPSALSVMNLIWFGKIFKGLNKTLARRKKSP; encoded by the exons ATGGTGATCAGATCTACCCAAAGCATAGTTGAGCTGCTTCCACAGGACTATGTATTTACCGATTCCCTTGTTGTCTACTCTTCTGTCATCATTGGCATTATTGCTTGCAAAATG GTTTATGGTCTTAGCCGGCTGATTGGTGCAGTTTTCTTCAAAAGCTATTCTGGCCTTTCAGAATCTCCACAAATTGAATGGAATAACCG AGCCATGTCGACACTTCATGCCATATTTATCACAAATGCATCACTGTACTTTGTATTCTGGTCGGATCTCTATTCAAACGACGAGTTCGTTGGTCCAATTACTCTTCGACGTTCGACATTGTCGTCATTTACTTTGGGA GTTTCTACCGGTTATTTCTTTTCTGATCTTGGCATGATATTTTGGTTTTATCCTTCTTTAGGTCGGATGGAATAT GTCATTCACCATCTTCTCTCTGTGGTGGGCTTGATCTACGCCATGTTGACCGGTGAGGGACAGCTTTACACTTACATGGTATTAATATCCGAGGCAACCACACCTTGGATCAATTTGAGATG GTATCTAGATGAAGCTGGAATGAAGAATTCCAGTGTATATCTTACGAATGGAATCATTATATTCATATCATGGCTG CAGGTTGCAAGAATTTTATTGTCCGTTTACCTGTTTTATCATGTGTATGTGCATTATGGTCAG GTGAAGCAAATGCATACAACTGGAGTGGTGTTGCTACTTGTGGTTCCCTCTGCTTTATCTGTGATGAATTTGATTTGGTTTGGGAAAATATTCAAAGGGTTGAATAAAACGTTAGCAAGAAGGAAGAAGAGCCCGTGA
- the LOC140836499 gene encoding uncharacterized protein isoform X2 yields the protein MVIRSTQSIVELLPQDYVFTDSLVVYSSVIIGIIACKMVYGLSRLIGAVFFKSYSGLSESPQIEWNNRAMSTLHAIFITNASLYFVFWSDLYSNDEFVGPITLRRSTLSSFTLGVSTGYFFSDLGMIFWFYPSLGRMEYVIHHLLSVVGLIYAMLTGEGQLYTYMVLISEATTPWINLRWYLDEAGMKNSSVYLTNGIIIFISWLVARILLSVYLFYHVYVHYGQVKQMHTTGVVLLLVVPSALSVMNLIWFGKIFKGLNKTLARRKKSP from the exons ATGGTGATCAGATCTACCCAAAGCATAGTTGAGCTGCTTCCACAGGACTATGTATTTACCGATTCCCTTGTTGTCTACTCTTCTGTCATCATTGGCATTATTGCTTGCAAAATG GTTTATGGTCTTAGCCGGCTGATTGGTGCAGTTTTCTTCAAAAGCTATTCTGGCCTTTCAGAATCTCCACAAATTGAATGGAATAACCG AGCCATGTCGACACTTCATGCCATATTTATCACAAATGCATCACTGTACTTTGTATTCTGGTCGGATCTCTATTCAAACGACGAGTTCGTTGGTCCAATTACTCTTCGACGTTCGACATTGTCGTCATTTACTTTGGGA GTTTCTACCGGTTATTTCTTTTCTGATCTTGGCATGATATTTTGGTTTTATCCTTCTTTAGGTCGGATGGAATAT GTCATTCACCATCTTCTCTCTGTGGTGGGCTTGATCTACGCCATGTTGACCGGTGAGGGACAGCTTTACACTTACATGGTATTAATATCCGAGGCAACCACACCTTGGATCAATTTGAGATG GTATCTAGATGAAGCTGGAATGAAGAATTCCAGTGTATATCTTACGAATGGAATCATTATATTCATATCATGGCTG GTTGCAAGAATTTTATTGTCCGTTTACCTGTTTTATCATGTGTATGTGCATTATGGTCAG GTGAAGCAAATGCATACAACTGGAGTGGTGTTGCTACTTGTGGTTCCCTCTGCTTTATCTGTGATGAATTTGATTTGGTTTGGGAAAATATTCAAAGGGTTGAATAAAACGTTAGCAAGAAGGAAGAAGAGCCCGTGA
- the LOC140836499 gene encoding uncharacterized protein isoform X3, with amino-acid sequence MVIRSTQSIVELLPQDYVYGLSRLIGAVFFKSYSGLSESPQIEWNNRAMSTLHAIFITNASLYFVFWSDLYSNDEFVGPITLRRSTLSSFTLGVSTGYFFSDLGMIFWFYPSLGRMEYVIHHLLSVVGLIYAMLTGEGQLYTYMVLISEATTPWINLRWYLDEAGMKNSSVYLTNGIIIFISWLQVARILLSVYLFYHVYVHYGQVKQMHTTGVVLLLVVPSALSVMNLIWFGKIFKGLNKTLARRKKSP; translated from the exons ATGGTGATCAGATCTACCCAAAGCATAGTTGAGCTGCTTCCACAGGACTAT GTTTATGGTCTTAGCCGGCTGATTGGTGCAGTTTTCTTCAAAAGCTATTCTGGCCTTTCAGAATCTCCACAAATTGAATGGAATAACCG AGCCATGTCGACACTTCATGCCATATTTATCACAAATGCATCACTGTACTTTGTATTCTGGTCGGATCTCTATTCAAACGACGAGTTCGTTGGTCCAATTACTCTTCGACGTTCGACATTGTCGTCATTTACTTTGGGA GTTTCTACCGGTTATTTCTTTTCTGATCTTGGCATGATATTTTGGTTTTATCCTTCTTTAGGTCGGATGGAATAT GTCATTCACCATCTTCTCTCTGTGGTGGGCTTGATCTACGCCATGTTGACCGGTGAGGGACAGCTTTACACTTACATGGTATTAATATCCGAGGCAACCACACCTTGGATCAATTTGAGATG GTATCTAGATGAAGCTGGAATGAAGAATTCCAGTGTATATCTTACGAATGGAATCATTATATTCATATCATGGCTG CAGGTTGCAAGAATTTTATTGTCCGTTTACCTGTTTTATCATGTGTATGTGCATTATGGTCAG GTGAAGCAAATGCATACAACTGGAGTGGTGTTGCTACTTGTGGTTCCCTCTGCTTTATCTGTGATGAATTTGATTTGGTTTGGGAAAATATTCAAAGGGTTGAATAAAACGTTAGCAAGAAGGAAGAAGAGCCCGTGA
- the LOC140836497 gene encoding uncharacterized protein isoform X2: protein MWSDLQFCIQGDADTKTSLEKIKRQLTNSSGRNLLQGPLLKRSETLRKWNERWVTLDPTTGKMEYKVRRNEPTVKGTIKFDANSTITVSPVNFQGLPKYDGCCFYIGTPQKNDYFLCAETPAAAKAWVSTLQATQLVLRAHKEAVNTLSGNGSAKLGTVATVVAAANSTALEASKEIEAAMQIAMKNALGAMLNRTTELPMDDLSIMKETLRVKDEELQNLARDIRARDSTIKEIAEKLSETAEAAEAAASAARTMDDQRRIAFAEVERLARDSDKQLESFKLKMRELEEQVKNLSKEKDQLVKHRDSAIEEAHLWRSELAKARERAVILEGAVVRAEEKVRISEGDAESRIKEIMEKEAKAANEKQELHAYINILQEQLRRQQVETRQVFAEKTESCSSSAADLPLTKHVDPSQENVDKACLSVSKPTLVPAKSEWSDIQTTDARVADVREVALDAETNSHDIPVVTFAGHQEHGSSSQP from the exons ATGTGGTCGGATCTTCAATTCTGTATTCAGGGAGATGCGGATACAAAGACGAGTTTGGAGAAGATCAAAAGACAGCTGACGAACAGCTCAGGGAGAAATTTACTGCAAGGGCCTCTCCTTAAACGATCCGAAACG CTGAGGAAATGGAATGAGAGGTGGGTTACTTTAGATCCAACAACTGGGAAAATGGAGTACAA GGTGAGAAGAAATGAGCCAACAGTCAAAGGAACCATAAAATTTGATGCAAACAGCACTATAACAGTATCTCCTGTGAATTTCCA AGGACTACCAAAGTATGATGGATGCTGTTTCT ATATTGGCACACCACAGAAAAACGATTATTTTCTTTGTGCAGAAACGCCTGCGGCTGCTAAAGCTTGGGTGTCTACTTTACA AGCAACCCAATTGGTCTTAAGGGCTCATAAAGAAGCGGTAAATACCTTAAGTGGAAATGGGTCCGCAAAGTTGGGAACAGTTGCTACTGTAGTTGCTGCCGCCAATTCCACAGCCTTGGAGGCTTCTAAAGAAATAGAAGCTGCAATGCAAATTGCCATGAAGAATGCTTTGGGAGCTATGTTAAATAGAACAACTGAGTTACCTATGGATGATTTATCAATCATGAAG GAAACACTGAGGGTAAAGGATGAAGAGCTGCAAAATCTTGCAAGGGACATACGTGCTAGGGACTCAACAATAAAAGAAATAGCTGAGAAACTATCTGAAACGGCTGAAGCTGCTGAAGCTGCAGCATCTGCTGCTCGTACCATGGATGATCAACGGAGAATCGCATTTGCAGAGGTTGAGCGCCTAGCAAGAGATTCAGACAAACAACTGGAATCATTTAAACTGAAG ATGAGAGAATTGGAAGAGCAAGTTAAGAATCTGAGCAAAGAAAAAGATCAGTTAGTAAAACATAGGGACTCTGCCATTGAAGAGGCACATTTGTGGCGTTCTGAGCTTGCAAAAGCTAGAGAGCGTGCTGTGATATTAGAAGGTGCTGTTGTTCGAGCAGAAGAGAAGGTCCGAATTTCTGAGGGTGATGCTGAATCTAGAATAAAAGAAATCATGGAAAAGGAGGCAAAAGCAGCTAATGAGAAACAAGAACTGCatgcatatataaatatattgcaAGAGCAACTGAGAAG GCAGCAGGTTGAGACACGGCAAGTCTTTGCAGAGAAGACGGAGTCTTGCTCAAGTTCAGCTGCCGATTTACCACTAACAAAGCATGTTGATCCTTCACAAGAGAACGTGGATAAAGCATGTCTAAGCGTATCAAAACCAACACTTGTGCCTGCAAAAAGTGAATGGAGTGATATTCAAACCACAGATGCCAGAGTTGCTGATGTTAGGGAGGTCGCCCTTGATGCAGAAACGAACAGCCATGACATACCTGTGGTAACTTTCGCTGGACATCAGGAGCATGGCTCTTCCAGTCAACCATAA
- the LOC140836497 gene encoding uncharacterized protein isoform X1, giving the protein MWSDLQFCIQGDADTKTSLEKIKRQLTNSSGRNLLQGPLLKRSETLRKWNERWVTLDPTTGKMEYKVRRNEPTVKGTIKFDANSTITVSPVNFQGLPKYDGCCFYIGTPQKNDYFLCAETPAAAKAWVSTLQATQLVLRAHKEAVNTLSGNGSAKLGTVATVVAAANSTALEASKEIEAAMQIAMKNALGAMLNRTTELPMDDLSIMKETLRVKDEELQNLARDIRARDSTIKEIAEKLSETAEAAEAAASAARTMDDQRRIAFAEVERLARDSDKQLESFKLKMRELEEQVKNLSKEKDQLVKHRDSAIEEAHLWRSELAKARERAVILEGAVVRAEEKVRISEGDAESRIKEIMEKEAKAANEKQELHAYINILQEQLRSRQQVETRQVFAEKTESCSSSAADLPLTKHVDPSQENVDKACLSVSKPTLVPAKSEWSDIQTTDARVADVREVALDAETNSHDIPVVTFAGHQEHGSSSQP; this is encoded by the exons ATGTGGTCGGATCTTCAATTCTGTATTCAGGGAGATGCGGATACAAAGACGAGTTTGGAGAAGATCAAAAGACAGCTGACGAACAGCTCAGGGAGAAATTTACTGCAAGGGCCTCTCCTTAAACGATCCGAAACG CTGAGGAAATGGAATGAGAGGTGGGTTACTTTAGATCCAACAACTGGGAAAATGGAGTACAA GGTGAGAAGAAATGAGCCAACAGTCAAAGGAACCATAAAATTTGATGCAAACAGCACTATAACAGTATCTCCTGTGAATTTCCA AGGACTACCAAAGTATGATGGATGCTGTTTCT ATATTGGCACACCACAGAAAAACGATTATTTTCTTTGTGCAGAAACGCCTGCGGCTGCTAAAGCTTGGGTGTCTACTTTACA AGCAACCCAATTGGTCTTAAGGGCTCATAAAGAAGCGGTAAATACCTTAAGTGGAAATGGGTCCGCAAAGTTGGGAACAGTTGCTACTGTAGTTGCTGCCGCCAATTCCACAGCCTTGGAGGCTTCTAAAGAAATAGAAGCTGCAATGCAAATTGCCATGAAGAATGCTTTGGGAGCTATGTTAAATAGAACAACTGAGTTACCTATGGATGATTTATCAATCATGAAG GAAACACTGAGGGTAAAGGATGAAGAGCTGCAAAATCTTGCAAGGGACATACGTGCTAGGGACTCAACAATAAAAGAAATAGCTGAGAAACTATCTGAAACGGCTGAAGCTGCTGAAGCTGCAGCATCTGCTGCTCGTACCATGGATGATCAACGGAGAATCGCATTTGCAGAGGTTGAGCGCCTAGCAAGAGATTCAGACAAACAACTGGAATCATTTAAACTGAAG ATGAGAGAATTGGAAGAGCAAGTTAAGAATCTGAGCAAAGAAAAAGATCAGTTAGTAAAACATAGGGACTCTGCCATTGAAGAGGCACATTTGTGGCGTTCTGAGCTTGCAAAAGCTAGAGAGCGTGCTGTGATATTAGAAGGTGCTGTTGTTCGAGCAGAAGAGAAGGTCCGAATTTCTGAGGGTGATGCTGAATCTAGAATAAAAGAAATCATGGAAAAGGAGGCAAAAGCAGCTAATGAGAAACAAGAACTGCatgcatatataaatatattgcaAGAGCAACTGAGAAG CAGGCAGCAGGTTGAGACACGGCAAGTCTTTGCAGAGAAGACGGAGTCTTGCTCAAGTTCAGCTGCCGATTTACCACTAACAAAGCATGTTGATCCTTCACAAGAGAACGTGGATAAAGCATGTCTAAGCGTATCAAAACCAACACTTGTGCCTGCAAAAAGTGAATGGAGTGATATTCAAACCACAGATGCCAGAGTTGCTGATGTTAGGGAGGTCGCCCTTGATGCAGAAACGAACAGCCATGACATACCTGTGGTAACTTTCGCTGGACATCAGGAGCATGGCTCTTCCAGTCAACCATAA
- the LOC140836498 gene encoding uncharacterized protein produces the protein MQQLAQVKERPFPVKMGEGIFSQSADVQLETTRARFSNVLKKHGELTERLSRDSDKLVFERLQREFESARASQTQEICLDGEQWNDGLLATIRERVHMEADRKAIQLSGDGAAMPNLLVQEKITYRVGNKIICCLEGARIGIQYETSFAGEPCEIFHCILESKSFLEKLTVLEHTIPFFLPVREAENDFLSSNAMKFIDHIGDLLQAYVDRREQVRLIKELYGNQIGELYFSLPYHMTEFALADFGCKVTVSLRYTDLVSTLPSAVSVLAWPIQQHKKLLTGAAPIDRKENGAQGTQSIPARLQYAEDALRSMSLPEAFAEIVLNMPKALK, from the exons ATGCAGCAACTTGCACAAGTCAAGGAGAGACCCTTCCCGGTGAAAATGGGAGAAGGG ATTTTTTCCCAATCAGCAGATGTACAGCTGGAGACTACCCGTGCAAGAT ttTCTAATGTCCTTAAAAAACACGGAGAACTTACAGAGCGTCTTTCTAG GGACTCGGACAAGTTGGTGTTTGAGCGTTTGCAAAGGGAATTTGAATCTGCCCGTGCTTCTCAAACCCAAG AAATATGTTTGGATGGTGAGCAATGGAATGATGGATTATTAGCCACAATTAGGGAGCGG GTTCACATGGAGGCTGACAGAAAAGCAATTCAATTGTCTGGAGATGGCGCTGCAATGCCAAATCTTCTCGTGCAAGAAAAAATAACTTACAGAGTTGGAAATAAA ATAATCTGTTGTTTGGAAGGAGCAAGAATTGGCATCCAATATGAGACATCATTTGCAG GAGAACCGTGCGAGATTTTCCACTGTATTCTTGAAAGCAAGTCTTTCCTTGAGAAATTGACTGTTCTTGAGCATACAATTCCTTTTTTCTTGCCAGTACGTGAGGCAGAGAACGATTTTCTCTCATCTAATGCAATG AAATTCATTGATCATATAGGAGATTTGTTGCAGGCTTATGTTGATAGACGAGAGCAG GTTCGCCTTATAAAGGAGCTGTACGGAAATCAAATTGGGGAACTTTATTTTAGTCTTCCATATCATATGACTGAATTTGCGCTTGCAGATTTTGGTTG CAAGGTTACAGTGAGTCTCAGATACACCGATCTTGTCTCTACACTTCCATCAGCAGTCAGTGTTCTTGCATGGCCGATTCAgcaacataaaaaattattgacTGGTGCAGCTCCAATCGACAGGAAGGAAAATGGAGCCCAAGGAACTCAATCTATTCCAGCCCGTTTGCAATATGCCGAGGATGCATTACGTTCAATGAGTTTACCTGAAG CATTTGCAGAGATTGTCTTGAACATGCCCAAAGCTCTCAAATGA